The Cottoperca gobio chromosome 22, fCotGob3.1, whole genome shotgun sequence genome contains a region encoding:
- the LOC115027433 gene encoding LOW QUALITY PROTEIN: claudin-23 (The sequence of the model RefSeq protein was modified relative to this genomic sequence to represent the inferred CDS: deleted 2 bases in 2 codons) — protein sequence MHTSASMVMGIVFSPLGLVLVFTAAITPQWREGQARLGVRSGAVEALLLLRSDGLWESCLQVEHPELKQCWPVAGPYQRDRRVLLTQGLILTSLFLCGTGIVLACIGVRCWTAIPLRGVAATGGLLVLTAGLLSLTALGVYTHNLARLGMPNPSQGVPVNPRFPQLSLRAAGSLYFGWLGSCFQVLGGTALLFTFKRPRYPTCPSCPELTACPACRSCPEISNKHDTDVYEVSC from the exons ATGCACACTTCAGCCTCCATGGTGATGGGGATTGTCTTTTCCCCTTTGGGATTGGTCCTCGTCTTCACTGCCGCAATCACCCCTCAA TGGAGAGAGGGACAGGCCCGTCTGGGGGTCAGATCCGGGGCAGTGGAAGCG TTGCTCTTACTGCGCTCAGATGGACTTTGGGAGAGCTGCCTGCAGGTGGAGCACCCAGAGCTGAAGCAGTGCTGGCCTGTTGCAGGACCGTATCAGAGAGACCGGAGGGTTCTCCTGACACAAGGTCTGATCCTGACCTCGTTGTTCCTGTGCGGCACTGGCATCGTTCTGGCGTGTATCGGGGTGCGGTGCTGGACAGCTATACCTCTGAGAGGTGTAGCAgctacaggtggactcctgGTGCTGACGGCCGGGCTGCTGAGCCTGACTGCACTCGGGGTGTACACCCACAACCTTGCAAGACTGGGGATGCCAAATCCTAGTCAAGGTGTCCCAGTTAACCCCAGGTTCCCACAACTCAGCCTGCGTGCAGCCGGCTCACTCTACTTCGGGTGGCTGGGTTCATGTTTTCAGGTGCTGGGAGGCACTGCTCTGCTGTTCACCTTCAAACGACCAAGATACCCCACCTGCCCGTCCTGCCCAGAGCTCACTGCCTGCCCTGCGTGTCGTTCATGTCCAGAGATCAGCAACAAGCATGACACGGATGTATATGAAGTCAGCTGTTAG
- the grhl3 gene encoding grainyhead-like protein 3 homolog, translating into MTKETETLGLVFQSENFNYNRYNNHIMDSWPYLESPVPEQTHSKPRLHPGDDLTALTMLYEQCKSQKDQKIANFNRAGNICKTERSLTNTHELVTLEASANVMKILSENVPLSHHQEILGSKQNISLPISVPTTSDTYATLTSVVSDTYDKQELSNIFDSLLTSAFPDPNTGTLPYIGDNPFPEDQSSPVYSGSYTGSPPERFRNEFQFSLGAPLASFYKSSELPMVYLNKGQFYPITLLGVDSSACLTATKVKTVIMAVFENDKSPDMQLRFWNHWHARQPTAKQRVIDIADYKEVFSGISNIEEVAFNALSFVWNPNEEAKVYIGINSLSTDFSAQKGVKGLPLNLQIDTYDFSSGTNQLLHRAACQVKIFCDKGAERKMRDEERKRSKRRGKADAHNKSLVSSSMGNECTFFQILDDHITQPVLFIPETHLSSLQRMATPMEESERSSMKRLYPDRDQSSSPPSKQVHREDSQRVLLYVRTCAEEVFDALMLNAPTLSGLREAVSEKYGMQKETIGKIYKKCKRGIFVHMDDNIIQHYTNQSAFLIEMSDVGGQFQVTLIEV; encoded by the exons ATGACCAAAGAGACTGA gactctgggACTGGTCTTTCAGAGCGAGAACTTCAACTATAACCGTTACAATAACCACATCATGGACTCCTGGCCCTACCTGGAGAGCCCTGTGCCCGAGCAGACCCACTCCAAACCCAGACTCCACCCAGGAGACGACTTGACAGCCTTAACCATGCTTTATGAACAGTGCAAG AGCCAGAAAGATCAGAAGATTGCTAACTTCAATCGTGCGGGCAACATCTGCAAAACAGAGAG GAGTCTAACCAACACCCATGAGCTTGTGACATTGGAGGCCTCCGCCAACGTCATGAAGATCCTCTCTGAGAACGTTCCCTTAAGCCATCACCAAGAGATTTTGGGATCCAAGCAGAACATCTCCCTGCCCATCTCCGTTCCAACCACCTCAGACACTTACGCCACCCTGACCAGCGTCGTGTCGGACACTTACGACAAACAGGAGCTCAGCAATATCTTTGACTCCCTGCTAACCAGTGCTTTCCCGGACCCCAACACGGGG ACTCTTCCCTACATAGGTGACAATCCCTTCCCTGAAGATCAGTCCAGCCCGGTCTACTCAGGCTCCTACACCGGCTCCCCACCGGAGAGATTCAGGAATGAGTTCCAGTTCTCCCTGGGAGCTCCCCTGGCTTCTTTTTACAAGTCCAGTGAGCTGCCCATGGTCTACCTGAACAAGGGACAGTTCTACCCCATTACTCTGTTGGGAGTGGACAGCAGTGCCTGCCTCACCGCCACTAAAGTCAAG ACTGTTATTATGGCTGTGTTTGAGAATGACAAGAGCCCAGATATGCAGCTCCGCTTTTGGAATCACTGGCACGCACGTCAGCCAACAGCCAAGCAGAGGGTCATTGACATCG cagACTACAAAGAAGTGTTCAGCGGCATTAGCAACATAGAGGAGGTGGCTTTCAATGCTCTCTCCTTTGTTTGGAACCCCAATGAAGAAGCCAAG GTGTACATTGGCATCAACTCCCTGAGCACAGACTTCTCCGCTCAGAAGGGCGTGAAAGGCCTTCCTCTAAACCTACAGATCGACACTTATGACTTCAGCTCGGGAACCAACCAGCTCCTACACAGGGCCGCTTGCCAGGTCAAGATTTTCTGCGATAAG ggtgcagagaggaagatgcgtgatgaggagaggaagagaagcaaAAGGAGGGGAAAGGCCGATGCTCACA acAAGTCCTTAGTGAGCAGCTCCATGGGTAACGAATGTACCTTCTTCCAAATCCTGGATGACCACATCACCCAGCCAGTTCTCTTCATTCCAGAAACACACCTCTCCAGTTTACAGCGCATG GCCACGCCAATGGAAGAGAGTGAAAG GAGTTCTATGAAGAGATTGTATCCAGACAGAGACCAGAGCAGCTCTCCACCCAGCAAACAAGTCCACAGAGAAGACTCACAAAGAG TTCTCTTGTACGTGAGGACATGTGCCGAAGAGGTGTTCGATGCGCTCATGCTCAATGCGCCAACACTGTCAGGCCTCCGAGAAGCT gTCTCAGAAAAGTACGGTATGCAAAAAGAAACCATTGGGAAAATCTACAAAAAATGCAAGAGAGG GATTTTCGTTCACATGGACGACAACATCATCCAACACTACACCAACCAGTCGGCCTTCCTCATTGAGATGTCCGACGTCGGCGGTCAGTTCCAGGTCACCCTCATTGAAGTATGA
- the nipal3 gene encoding NIPA-like protein 3 — MDISRADGGSYTDNLIGTLLAIFGNVLVSISLSIQKYSHVTLAGTKDLRAFYRTKTWWCGLVLTSLGEAANFVSYAFAPLVLVAPLIAVSILTSSILGLIFLREKSKPNDFAKRYGLSFLGCLLTIGGTYLFVAFGPNSHEKLKAENIVKHLVGWPVLLYLLLQIITFCLLLYFYKQRGANYLVIILMLVALLGSVTVITVKAVSGMLVLSIEGTMQLDYPIFSVMFVCMVASVVFQARFLSQACKLYDSSLIASVNYILSTVLAVVAGAVFYLEFNNEDVLHICMFLLGSAFCFLGVFLITKTRKRTKSFEPYVTMDVVNGVPTIHDKGMVVQPDSNGSFSYGALVNNDGVAPAALPLNLEQPPVGSRSTDASRGRSDLKKD; from the exons ATGGATATCAGCAGAGCCGACGGAGGCTCCTACACG GATAATCTCATTGGGACTTTACTTGCTATTTTTGGAAATGTGCTTGTCAGCATCTCCTTAAGTATTCAG AAATACAGCCATGTGACGTTGGCAGGAACCAAGGACCTGCGTGCCTTTTACCGCACCAAAACTTGGTGGTGCGGTTTAGTACTGACATCTCTTGGGGAGGCAGCCAACTTTGTGTCTTATGCCTTCGCCCCCCTTGTTCTCGTAGCACCTCTTATCGCTGTGTCCATCCTTA ctAGCTCAATTCTGGGCCTTATTTTTCTGCGCGAAAAGTCGAAGCCAAATGACTTTGCAA AGCGCTATGGGCTGTCCTTCCTGGGCTGTCTCCTCACCATAGGAGGAACATACCTCTTTGTAGCATTTGGACCAAACTCTCATGAAAAACTCAAAGCAGAGAACATTGTGAAGCACCTTGTAGGATGGCCTGTTCTCTTGTATCTG CTTCTGCAGATCATCACGTTCTGCCTGCTTTTATACTTCTACAAACAGCGTGGTGCTAACTACCTCGTTATTATTCTGATGCTGGTCGCTCTATTGG GCTCGGTCACAGTCATCACAGTGAAGGCGGTGTCCGGCATGTTGGTTCTCAGCATCGAGGGCACCATGCAGCTCGACTACCCGATCTTCAGcgtcatgtttgtgtgcatggtgGCTTCAGTGGTCTTCCAGGCCAG ATTTCTCTCCCAAGCTTGTAAGCTGTATGACTCCTCTCTGATTGCCAGTGTCAACTACATCCTCTCCACCGTTTTGGCTGTGGTAGCTG GCGCTGTGTTTTACTTGGAGTTTAATAATGAAGACGTCCTTCACATCTGCATGTTTTTGTTGGG ATCTGCATTCTGTTTCCTTGGAGTCTTTCTCATCACCAAAACCAGGAAAAGGACAAAGTCATTTGAGCCATATGTCACTATGGATGTGGTTAATG GTGTCCCAACTATTCACGACAAAGGCATGGTTGTTCAGCCGGACTCCAATGGCTCTTTCTCCTATGGAGCTCTGGTCAACAACGATGGAGTGGCTCCTGCTGCTCTACCACTCAATCTGGAACAACCACCAGTCGGCTCCAGGTCCACTGACGCGTCTCGTGGCCGGTCTGACCTAAAGAAAGATTAA